The Leptospira neocaledonica DNA window CTCTTTTGTATTTGGAAAGGACTGTTTGGATGATATGTTTGAGCTTATTTTCGCCCCGGGTACTCAGGACGTAGGTAATGATAGAAATTGGCTCTTCTTTTTTTACGGCCGTCTCGACCTCGAAGAGGAATTCTTGGGGGAGTTCCTCGATTCCCTCGTACATTTGGATTCTCGATTATATGGACCCCGGCACGCTTACGAGAAAAAAACGAAAAACGCCCGGGAAAAAAGAACGGGAATTTCGAGTCGAAAATGAGAAATTTTAATCTTTCAATTGTAGGAAACCGCTGATTTCGTCCATAACAGCCCCCACCTCCGGTTTGCAGGATCGAATAACGTTAACCAATTTCGGGTCCGTCCCTGGGATTTTTCCCTCATGGAATTTGAGTTTAAATTCTGTAAATTTTAAACCGTGGGCGGTGGAGATTACGACCACCTGATCACCTTTGGAGATGGTTCCCTTGCCCATCAGTTTGTATAATGCGGCAAGTGCCACACCAGTATGTGGATCATTGTACAATCCGAATAGATCCGTCTTAGCAGAAGCTTCCGAAAGTTCCGCTTCGCTTGCCTGTTCCACGATTCCATTGAATTTTTTTAATGTACGAATTGCTTTTTGGACAGAGACAGGATTTCCGATTTGGATTGCAGAAGCAAGGGTAGGCTTCGCGTCCACCGGATTGAATTCCTCAAAATTTTTCAGATAGGAAAGATAGAGCGGATTTGCGTTCTCTGCTTGGGCCAAAACGATCCTTGGTAGCTTATCGATCAGACCTAATTCTTTTGCCATCTCGAAACCTGCTCCGAGTGCAGAGACATTTCCTAAATTTCCGCCAGGAATGATTACCCAATCAGGGACCTTCCATTCCAATTGTTGAACGATTTCAGGTGCGATCGTTTTTTGACCTTCGATACGAAGACTGTTCATTGAATTTGCAAGATAGATTCCTGCTTCTTTCGTAACTTCTTTAACGATCTTCATACAACCGTCAAAGTCTGTTTCGAGTGCGATTACTTTCGCACCGTTAGAAACCGGTTGTATCAATTGTGCTTGGGAAACTTTTCCTGCAGGAAGAAAAATAATTGCTGGGATGCCGGCCTTAGCAGCGTAAGAAGCTAAAGCTGCAGAAGTATCTCCTGAACTTGCGCAGGCTACCGCTCTGATCTTAGCTCCATTGTTTAACATATGTTTTACTTGGGAAAGCAGAACGGTCATGCCTAGGTCCTTAAATGAACCTGTGTGGGAGATCCCACATTGTTTGATCCAAAGACCGCCTAGGCCAAAATGTTTTGTAAGCCTTTCGGAATTGAATAAATGAGAAAGACCTTCTCCTGAACTTACGATCTCAGAGTCTTCTACATGAGGAAGAACCCATTCTCTTTTATTCCAGATACCTGAGCTGTTCGGAAATTTTACCGAACCCAATCTGGAATCGAATAGGTCCTTCCATTCCTTCCCCGACTTTTCTTTTAGAGCTCCCATATCGTGAGAAACCTGAAGAAGGCTCCCACATTTACGACATTCGTATACGATATCGTTTAGATCGTAAGTTGCTCCGCAAGAATCGTTGATACAGCGGAATTCCGCTTTCAACTTGGTAAAGGTAAGGCTCATACTTTAGATAGAATTTAGAATGTCCTTTTTTTTGGCATCAAATT harbors:
- the thrC gene encoding threonine synthase, with protein sequence MSLTFTKLKAEFRCINDSCGATYDLNDIVYECRKCGSLLQVSHDMGALKEKSGKEWKDLFDSRLGSVKFPNSSGIWNKREWVLPHVEDSEIVSSGEGLSHLFNSERLTKHFGLGGLWIKQCGISHTGSFKDLGMTVLLSQVKHMLNNGAKIRAVACASSGDTSAALASYAAKAGIPAIIFLPAGKVSQAQLIQPVSNGAKVIALETDFDGCMKIVKEVTKEAGIYLANSMNSLRIEGQKTIAPEIVQQLEWKVPDWVIIPGGNLGNVSALGAGFEMAKELGLIDKLPRIVLAQAENANPLYLSYLKNFEEFNPVDAKPTLASAIQIGNPVSVQKAIRTLKKFNGIVEQASEAELSEASAKTDLFGLYNDPHTGVALAALYKLMGKGTISKGDQVVVISTAHGLKFTEFKLKFHEGKIPGTDPKLVNVIRSCKPEVGAVMDEISGFLQLKD